Proteins from a single region of Pseudomonas quebecensis:
- the mqo gene encoding malate dehydrogenase (quinone), whose product MFKKVNTALLGLALSMGITTAQAQEAKKVDVLLIGGGIMSATLGVWLNELEPDWSMEMVERLDGVAEESSNGWNNAGTGHSALAELNYTPEDKNGNVEIPKAVEINEAFQISRQFWSWQVQQGVLKNPRSFINSTPHMSFVWGDDNIKFLKKRYEALQASPLFAGMQYSEDPAQIAKWVPLMMEGRDPNQKIAATWSPIGTDVNFGEITRQFVAHLQTTPKFDLKLSSEVQDITKNDDGSWRVSYKNLKDGTQTETDAKFVFIGAGGGALHLLQKSGIPEAKEYAGFPVGGSFLVTDNPTIAEQHLAKAYGKASVGAPPMSVPHLDTRVLDGKRVILFGPFATFSTKFLKEGSYLDLLTSTTTHNIWPMTKVGIREYPLVEYLAGQLMLSDDDRYNALKEYFPNARKEDWRLWQAGQRVQIIKRDEEQGGVLKLGTEVVSSADNTIAGLLGASPGASTAAPIMLTVLQKVFKDKVATPAWQEKLHQIVPSYGTKLNDSPEAVAKEWAYTAGILQLTPPPAIPQRTAPTATEAAKPAAQPSKPASDLAL is encoded by the coding sequence ATGTTTAAGAAAGTAAACACTGCCCTGCTGGGGCTGGCGTTGTCGATGGGGATCACGACCGCGCAAGCGCAAGAGGCAAAGAAAGTCGATGTGCTGCTGATCGGCGGCGGCATCATGAGTGCGACCCTCGGCGTATGGCTCAACGAGCTGGAACCGGATTGGTCGATGGAAATGGTCGAGCGTCTCGACGGCGTCGCCGAAGAAAGCTCCAACGGCTGGAACAACGCCGGTACCGGTCACTCGGCCCTGGCTGAGCTGAACTACACCCCGGAAGACAAGAACGGTAACGTTGAAATCCCCAAAGCGGTCGAGATCAACGAAGCGTTCCAGATCTCCCGTCAGTTCTGGTCCTGGCAGGTCCAGCAGGGCGTGCTGAAGAACCCGCGTTCGTTCATCAACTCCACACCGCACATGAGCTTCGTGTGGGGCGATGACAACATCAAGTTCCTGAAAAAGCGCTACGAAGCCCTGCAGGCGAGCCCGCTGTTCGCCGGCATGCAGTACTCCGAAGACCCGGCGCAGATTGCCAAGTGGGTGCCGCTGATGATGGAAGGGCGTGACCCCAACCAGAAAATCGCGGCCACCTGGAGCCCGATCGGCACCGACGTGAACTTCGGCGAGATCACGCGCCAGTTCGTCGCGCACCTGCAAACCACACCGAAGTTCGACCTGAAACTGTCGAGCGAAGTGCAGGACATCACCAAAAACGACGACGGTTCGTGGCGCGTCAGCTACAAAAACCTGAAGGACGGCACCCAGACTGAAACCGACGCCAAGTTCGTGTTCATCGGCGCCGGTGGCGGTGCACTGCACCTGCTGCAAAAGTCGGGCATTCCTGAAGCCAAGGAATACGCAGGCTTCCCGGTGGGCGGCTCGTTCCTGGTGACGGATAACCCGACCATCGCCGAGCAGCACCTGGCCAAGGCCTACGGTAAGGCTTCGGTCGGCGCGCCGCCGATGTCGGTGCCGCACCTGGACACCCGCGTGCTCGATGGCAAGCGCGTAATCCTGTTTGGCCCATTCGCGACCTTCTCCACCAAGTTCCTCAAGGAAGGCTCGTACCTGGACCTGCTGACCAGCACCACCACCCACAACATCTGGCCCATGACCAAAGTCGGTATTCGTGAATACCCGCTGGTCGAGTACCTTGCTGGCCAACTGATGCTGTCGGATGACGACCGTTACAACGCCCTGAAAGAGTACTTCCCGAACGCCAGGAAAGAAGATTGGCGCCTGTGGCAGGCCGGTCAGCGCGTGCAGATCATCAAGCGTGACGAAGAGCAGGGCGGCGTCCTCAAACTCGGCACCGAAGTGGTCAGCTCCGCCGACAACACCATCGCCGGCCTGTTGGGTGCATCGCCGGGCGCGTCCACCGCGGCTCCGATCATGCTGACCGTGCTGCAGAAAGTCTTCAAGGACAAGGTCGCCACCCCGGCCTGGCAGGAAAAACTGCACCAGATCGTGCCGAGCTACGGCACCAAGCTGAATGACAGCCCGGAAGCGGTTGCCAAGGAATGGGCCTACACCGCCGGTATCCTGCAACTGACTCCACCGCCTGCGATTCCACAGCGGACGGCACCAACGGCTACCGAGGCTGCCAAGCCTGCGGCCCAGCCAAGCAAGCCGGCGTCTGACCTGGCGCTGTAA
- a CDS encoding DMT family transporter: protein MGYVKLLLLQAVFVLSWSSGFIGAKLGAQSAGAFNLLFWRFLLVSLCLGVFLNVRLLKVSWAQIRHHAVIGFLSQFLYLSCVYVAIQNGLPPGIAAIIAALQPLMTAALSTGNAGERSGGWQWLGLLIGFVGVSIVISGQYGSSGQSVGLVMYLLPLVSALGLTLATLYERRSAQQHSTGLVLPLFIQSLLTLIGFTAAVLYTDTLSIPHEPEVLISIVWLTVFSTFIAYLSLWMLLRFMTATHVAVLVYLEPPVTLVWAALMFGDAILASTYAGIAVVVAGLILVRLKRPTVACTS, encoded by the coding sequence ATGGGTTATGTGAAGCTGCTGCTCCTGCAGGCGGTGTTTGTCCTGTCCTGGAGTTCGGGCTTTATTGGCGCCAAATTGGGCGCGCAGAGTGCCGGTGCATTCAACCTGCTGTTCTGGCGATTTCTATTGGTCTCGCTGTGCCTGGGCGTATTTTTGAATGTGCGGTTACTCAAGGTTTCCTGGGCGCAGATACGCCATCACGCGGTGATCGGGTTTCTCTCGCAATTCCTCTACTTGAGTTGCGTTTACGTGGCGATCCAGAACGGGTTGCCGCCGGGGATCGCGGCCATTATCGCGGCCTTGCAGCCGTTGATGACGGCGGCGCTGTCAACGGGGAACGCTGGGGAGCGCAGTGGTGGATGGCAGTGGCTGGGGTTGCTGATCGGGTTTGTCGGCGTGTCGATCGTCATCTCGGGGCAATACGGCAGCAGCGGGCAAAGTGTCGGCCTGGTCATGTATCTGTTGCCGCTGGTGTCGGCGTTGGGGCTGACCCTGGCAACCCTGTATGAGCGCCGTTCGGCGCAACAACACAGCACGGGCCTGGTCTTGCCGCTGTTTATCCAATCGCTATTGACGCTGATCGGGTTTACCGCTGCGGTGTTGTATACCGACACCCTGAGCATTCCCCATGAGCCTGAGGTACTGATCTCGATTGTCTGGCTGACGGTGTTCTCGACCTTCATTGCCTACTTGAGTCTTTGGATGCTGCTGCGGTTCATGACCGCGACCCACGTGGCAGTGCTGGTTTACCTGGAGCCGCCAGTGACCTTGGTGTGGGCGGCGTTGATGTTTGGCGATGCGATTCTCGCCTCCACCTATGCCGGCATTGCGGTGGTTGTCGCCGGTCTGATTCTGGTTCGACTCAAGCGACCGACCGTCGCCTGCACATCGTGA
- a CDS encoding 2OG-Fe(II) oxygenase family protein, with translation MDSPLAVSTPQQLTALAQVSGLLSEQGILQLRRACYQLEAGSSTSAWIISNRTRGVTESSTLIREMMNSRAFLLAVSRIAGVPLVPHPFPRARSQVNYFYPPQAHHDKAQIGMWHTDGTSFVLNILLSEADEYDGGEFVYFDGSAEQFDVEELDQRVRSCSVKSSGDAVYIYGSRVFHGVRPLTRGRRMSLVLSFHCPYSQEDVNKFWHLASDDGVLRTICPWFRLQRDLARSAHEQYQRLGIEPITFADLDPLSVSP, from the coding sequence GTGGACTCGCCCTTGGCGGTTTCCACGCCTCAACAGTTGACGGCCTTGGCCCAGGTATCCGGGCTGCTCAGCGAGCAGGGCATCCTCCAACTGCGACGTGCCTGTTATCAGTTGGAGGCGGGTTCCAGCACCAGTGCCTGGATCATTTCGAACCGCACCCGCGGCGTCACCGAGTCGTCCACACTGATACGCGAGATGATGAACAGTCGCGCCTTTCTGCTGGCGGTATCGCGCATTGCCGGGGTTCCGTTGGTGCCACATCCGTTCCCGCGGGCACGTTCCCAGGTCAATTATTTCTATCCGCCTCAGGCACACCACGACAAAGCGCAGATCGGCATGTGGCACACCGACGGCACCAGTTTCGTGCTGAATATTCTGCTGTCTGAGGCCGATGAATATGACGGTGGAGAGTTCGTTTACTTCGACGGTAGCGCTGAGCAGTTTGACGTCGAGGAGCTGGATCAGCGTGTGCGCAGTTGCTCGGTCAAATCCAGTGGTGATGCGGTGTATATCTACGGCAGCCGTGTGTTCCATGGAGTGCGTCCGCTTACGCGCGGTCGTCGTATGTCGTTGGTGCTATCGTTTCATTGCCCTTATAGCCAGGAGGATGTGAACAAGTTCTGGCACCTGGCTTCGGATGACGGGGTGTTGAGGACGATATGCCCGTGGTTCCGGCTTCAACGCGACCTGGCGCGGTCGGCCCACGAGCAGTATCAGCGACTGGGCATCGAGCCCATTACCTTCGCCGATCTCGATCCGTTGAGCGTATCGCCGTGA
- a CDS encoding AbrB/MazE/SpoVT family DNA-binding domain-containing protein — translation MEIFAMATATLTSKGQITIPVQVRTALGLETGDRVEFVEMEDGRFSIVASSKSVRDLKGLIPTPANAVSLDEMNQAIAAQGASAR, via the coding sequence ATGGAGATATTTGCTATGGCCACCGCCACCCTCACCTCTAAAGGACAAATCACCATCCCCGTGCAGGTCCGCACCGCCCTAGGCCTGGAAACCGGCGACCGCGTGGAATTCGTCGAAATGGAAGACGGCAGGTTTTCCATTGTTGCGTCAAGCAAGAGCGTCCGCGACCTTAAGGGGTTGATCCCGACGCCAGCCAACGCGGTCTCGCTCGACGAGATGAACCAGGCCATTGCCGCGCAGGGAGCGAGCGCTCGATGA
- a CDS encoding DUF6124 family protein, producing MYKVTPNPPHASSASSQNAKLQAAAQRAIHHYLPPDEDASPLHQPTTNLFTVTPNIDTETLLANAAENLASASQMAATLAFDVEEPHRAIVLGIQQLIELSELLVDRAQDQVAPASGKPTA from the coding sequence ATGTACAAAGTCACACCTAACCCGCCTCATGCATCAAGCGCTTCATCCCAAAACGCCAAGCTTCAAGCAGCGGCCCAGCGGGCCATTCATCACTACCTGCCGCCAGATGAAGACGCCTCGCCCCTCCACCAACCCACCACCAACCTCTTCACCGTTACCCCCAACATCGACACCGAAACCCTCCTGGCCAACGCCGCCGAAAATCTGGCGTCCGCCAGCCAAATGGCCGCAACCCTGGCCTTCGACGTCGAAGAACCCCACCGCGCCATCGTGTTGGGCATCCAGCAACTGATCGAGCTAAGCGAGCTTTTAGTCGACCGCGCCCAGGACCAGGTCGCACCTGCCAGCGGTAAGCCAACCGCCTGA
- a CDS encoding YXWGXW repeat-containing protein — protein MLLRYAALAAVVVAASGCVQERVVHERRPVQREYVEVVAPQPPPVQVVEVEPPARYGYIWSRGYWRWEGGRYVAVHGHWEPVREGYRYVHPHWVQRSDGFHWQIGGWVR, from the coding sequence ATGTTGCTACGTTATGCGGCATTGGCGGCGGTGGTCGTGGCTGCGTCCGGGTGTGTGCAAGAGCGTGTGGTGCATGAGCGCCGACCGGTGCAACGGGAATATGTCGAGGTGGTGGCGCCGCAGCCGCCGCCGGTGCAAGTGGTCGAAGTCGAACCGCCGGCACGTTATGGCTATATCTGGTCTCGCGGTTATTGGCGTTGGGAGGGCGGTCGCTACGTGGCGGTCCATGGCCACTGGGAGCCAGTGCGCGAAGGCTATCGCTATGTGCATCCGCATTGGGTGCAGCGCAGTGATGGCTTTCACTGGCAGATTGGTGGCTGGGTGCGTTGA
- the ppnN gene encoding nucleotide 5'-monophosphate nucleosidase PpnN, whose protein sequence is MPQRQVINASVSPKGSLETLSQREVQQLSEAGTGSIYTLFRQCALAILNTGAHIDNAKTILDAYKDFEVRIHQQDRGVRLELLNAPADAFVDGEMIASTREMLFSALRDIVYTENELDSQRIDLSNSQGITDYVFHLLRNARTLRPGVEPKIVVCWGGHSINTEEYKYTKKVGHELGLRSLDVCTGCGPGVMKGPMKGATISHAKQRITGGRYLGLTEPGIIAAEAPNPIVNELVILPDIEKRLEAFVRVGHGIIIFPGGAGTAEEFLYLLGILMHPDNRDVPFPVILTGPQQAAPYLQQLHAFVGATLGEAAQAHYQIIIDDPAEVARQMTAGLKAVKQFRRERNDAFHFNWLLKIDEGFQRPFDPTHENMASLQLSHTLPPHELAANLRRAFSGIVAGNVKDKGIRLIEENGPYEIHGDPAIMKPLDELLKAFVAQHRMKLPGGAAYVPCYRVVR, encoded by the coding sequence ATGCCCCAACGTCAAGTCATCAACGCCTCCGTCAGCCCCAAGGGCAGCCTCGAAACCCTCTCCCAACGCGAAGTGCAGCAACTGAGCGAAGCCGGCACCGGCAGCATCTATACCCTGTTCCGCCAATGCGCCCTGGCGATCCTCAACACCGGCGCGCACATCGACAACGCCAAGACCATCCTCGACGCCTACAAAGACTTTGAAGTGCGCATCCACCAACAGGACCGCGGTGTGCGCCTGGAATTGCTCAACGCGCCGGCCGACGCCTTCGTCGATGGCGAGATGATCGCCAGCACCCGCGAAATGCTGTTCAGTGCCCTGCGCGACATCGTCTACACCGAGAACGAGCTGGACAGCCAGCGCATCGACCTGAGCAACTCCCAAGGCATCACCGACTACGTGTTCCACCTGCTGCGCAACGCGCGCACGCTGCGCCCTGGTGTGGAACCGAAGATCGTGGTGTGCTGGGGCGGGCACTCGATCAATACCGAAGAATACAAATACACCAAGAAAGTCGGGCATGAACTGGGCCTGCGCAGTCTGGATGTGTGCACCGGCTGCGGCCCGGGCGTGATGAAAGGTCCGATGAAAGGCGCGACCATTTCCCACGCCAAGCAACGTATCACCGGCGGGCGCTACCTGGGCCTGACCGAGCCGGGCATCATCGCCGCCGAAGCGCCGAACCCGATTGTCAACGAGTTGGTGATCCTGCCGGACATCGAAAAACGCCTGGAAGCCTTTGTGCGCGTGGGCCACGGCATCATCATCTTCCCCGGCGGCGCCGGCACGGCCGAAGAGTTCCTGTACCTGCTGGGCATCCTGATGCACCCGGATAACCGCGACGTGCCGTTCCCGGTGATCCTCACCGGACCGCAGCAGGCCGCACCGTACCTGCAGCAACTGCACGCCTTTGTCGGCGCCACTTTGGGCGAAGCGGCGCAGGCGCATTATCAGATCATCATCGACGACCCGGCCGAAGTGGCCCGCCAGATGACCGCCGGCCTCAAGGCGGTGAAGCAGTTCCGCCGCGAGCGCAACGACGCCTTCCACTTCAACTGGTTGCTCAAGATCGACGAAGGCTTCCAGCGCCCGTTCGATCCGACGCACGAGAACATGGCCAGCCTGCAACTGAGCCACACCCTGCCGCCCCACGAACTGGCGGCCAACCTGCGCCGGGCGTTCTCGGGGATCGTGGCGGGTAACGTGAAGGACAAGGGCATCCGCCTGATCGAAGAAAATGGCCCATATGAGATCCATGGCGATCCAGCGATCATGAAACCGCTGGATGAACTGTTGAAGGCGTTCGTCGCGCAGCACCGCATGAAATTGCCGGGCGGCGCGGCGTATGTGCCGTGCTACCGCGTGGTGCGGTAG
- a CDS encoding PIN domain-containing protein, giving the protein MIGLDTNVLVRYITQDDPVQSAQASELIESLTTVSPGFVSLVSVVELVWVLQSCYACAKRDVVSVLETLLRTRELTLEHAEVIWQALRKFSAGKADFADCLIERCAHGAGCEYTATFDADAAKAAGMKRLG; this is encoded by the coding sequence ATGATCGGGTTGGATACCAACGTCCTGGTGCGCTACATCACCCAGGACGACCCGGTTCAATCCGCCCAGGCATCCGAATTGATCGAATCCCTCACTACGGTGTCTCCAGGGTTTGTCAGCCTGGTGTCGGTAGTGGAACTGGTTTGGGTCCTGCAGAGCTGCTACGCCTGCGCCAAGCGTGACGTGGTCAGCGTGCTGGAAACCCTGCTGCGCACCCGCGAGTTGACCCTGGAACATGCCGAAGTCATCTGGCAGGCGCTACGCAAGTTCAGCGCCGGCAAGGCCGATTTCGCCGACTGCCTGATTGAGCGGTGCGCCCATGGAGCCGGCTGTGAATACACTGCGACCTTTGACGCTGATGCCGCCAAGGCAGCCGGCATGAAGCGCCTGGGCTGA
- a CDS encoding LysR family transcriptional regulator, with protein sequence MSKQLNVDLLRTFHAVARFRRFNEAAQHVHRSASTVTTQVQKLEALIGQRLFIRSNQGVELTMYGKKLLSETTDFLKSHDRLLASLTPQRMQGKIRLGLPDSYAPAFMRDFLPRLIADNPLLELEVEARSSGELFTMFSREQIDLALIVSAQPLEQGELLGSIQPVWVASENFKTPEQAPLPIAVQLNGCPYRASAMRVLKDNGTYYRVLLESASSTAVEAAISCGLAVGMIEESRITAGLTKNIPGVQLPELPRHHLYLLSDSANYLALDLHEQLKQGFTL encoded by the coding sequence ATGAGTAAACAACTGAATGTCGACCTGCTGCGCACTTTTCATGCGGTGGCGCGTTTCCGACGCTTCAATGAGGCCGCGCAGCATGTGCACCGCAGCGCCTCGACGGTCACCACGCAGGTCCAGAAGCTCGAAGCGTTGATCGGCCAGCGCTTGTTCATTCGCAGCAACCAAGGCGTGGAGCTGACGATGTATGGCAAGAAGCTGCTCAGCGAAACCACTGACTTCCTCAAGAGCCATGACCGACTGCTGGCCTCGCTGACTCCGCAGCGCATGCAAGGGAAGATTCGCCTGGGTTTGCCGGACTCTTACGCGCCCGCCTTTATGCGCGACTTCCTGCCTCGACTGATCGCCGATAACCCGCTGCTCGAACTGGAAGTGGAAGCCCGCTCCAGTGGCGAATTGTTCACCATGTTCAGCCGTGAACAGATCGATCTGGCGTTGATTGTCAGCGCCCAGCCGCTGGAACAAGGGGAATTGTTAGGGTCGATACAGCCGGTGTGGGTGGCGTCCGAAAATTTCAAGACACCCGAACAGGCGCCGCTGCCGATCGCCGTGCAATTGAACGGTTGCCCCTACCGCGCCTCCGCCATGCGGGTGCTCAAGGACAACGGAACCTACTACCGGGTGCTACTGGAAAGCGCGAGCTCCACGGCAGTGGAGGCGGCCATCAGCTGTGGCCTGGCCGTGGGCATGATCGAAGAAAGTCGCATCACCGCCGGGCTGACTAAAAACATTCCAGGGGTGCAACTGCCCGAACTGCCACGCCACCATCTCTACTTGCTGTCCGATAGCGCGAACTACTTGGCGCTCGATCTGCATGAGCAGTTAAAGCAGGGCTTCACCCTCTGA
- a CDS encoding MFS transporter — protein sequence MSIHPTPGHVLPARSAAKMEAAMAVGAFAIGTGEFAIMGLMPDIAQNLGLSEPQVGHAISAYALGVMVGAPLLAILGAKLLRKHMLLLLMGLYALGNLATAFTPTFGSLVAFRFISGLPHGAYFGIAAVVASSMVPSDKRAGAVARVMLGLTLAMLLGNPIATFLGQHLGWRSAFVLVSAIALCTIALVWQFVPHRHDEQRSDPRKELRAFTKPQVWMALAIGAIGFAGMFCVFSYLAPTMLEVTKVSPQWIPFGLAAFGVGGIIGNIAGGKLFDRLQFRAVGWIMVWSMAVLIFFTFAASSLWSVLLGIGLVGTMIAMAAPLQIRLMDIAHEAPSLAAASNHAAFNLANALGPWFGGMAISAGYGWTSTGYIGAATALVGLGIYLIARRMPGGH from the coding sequence ATGTCAATCCACCCAACACCCGGGCACGTACTGCCCGCGCGCAGCGCCGCCAAAATGGAAGCGGCCATGGCCGTGGGCGCCTTCGCGATCGGCACCGGCGAATTCGCCATCATGGGCCTGATGCCGGACATCGCCCAGAACCTGGGCCTGAGCGAACCCCAGGTCGGCCACGCCATCAGCGCCTACGCGTTGGGCGTGATGGTCGGCGCGCCGCTGCTGGCCATCCTTGGCGCCAAGCTGCTGCGCAAACACATGTTGCTGCTGCTGATGGGCCTGTACGCCCTGGGCAACCTGGCCACCGCCTTTACCCCGACCTTCGGCTCGCTGGTGGCCTTTCGCTTTATCAGCGGCCTGCCCCACGGCGCCTACTTCGGCATCGCCGCCGTGGTGGCCTCCAGCATGGTGCCCAGCGATAAACGCGCCGGCGCCGTGGCGCGGGTGATGCTGGGCCTTACGCTGGCCATGCTGCTGGGCAACCCCATCGCCACCTTCCTCGGCCAACACCTGGGCTGGCGCTCGGCGTTCGTACTGGTCAGCGCCATCGCCCTGTGCACCATTGCCCTGGTCTGGCAATTCGTACCCCACCGCCACGACGAACAACGCAGCGACCCGCGCAAGGAACTGCGCGCCTTCACTAAACCCCAGGTTTGGATGGCTCTGGCTATCGGCGCGATCGGGTTTGCCGGGATGTTCTGCGTGTTCAGCTACCTGGCGCCGACCATGCTGGAAGTGACCAAAGTGTCGCCACAGTGGATCCCCTTCGGCCTGGCCGCATTCGGCGTGGGCGGGATCATCGGGAATATTGCCGGCGGCAAGCTGTTTGACCGCCTGCAGTTTCGCGCGGTGGGCTGGATCATGGTGTGGTCGATGGCCGTACTGATTTTCTTCACCTTCGCCGCCAGCTCGCTGTGGAGCGTACTGCTGGGCATCGGCCTGGTCGGCACCATGATCGCCATGGCCGCGCCGCTGCAGATCCGCCTGATGGACATCGCCCACGAAGCCCCAAGCCTCGCGGCGGCATCCAACCACGCCGCGTTCAACCTGGCGAACGCGCTGGGGCCGTGGTTCGGCGGCATGGCAATTAGCGCCGGGTACGGCTGGACCAGCACCGGCTACATCGGCGCCGCTACCGCACTGGTCGGCCTGGGCATCTACCTGATCGCCCGGCGCATGCCAGGCGGCCACTGA
- a CDS encoding aspartyl/asparaginyl beta-hydroxylase domain-containing protein, protein MNKPAVRKKAISLAWVLAGLLFIDVFPETTLVFLCLVLLCGLYDFLRNGLYDASTIKKYFIGSGRNTWLLAPFNTLFDLLSSRNRHIYTMRDLPPAWREELQRVIDEAMAHKDEIIGYLDERMAEKKRGMLFFQWYGRPIETHLDIPALRKKLPFVKTIGVSVFNENRSTSFHFGPLRMMFRVLYNMAPAPHHDGVYIQVGEHKHYWHDDPLFIFDDTLMHASFNKNDAKRYCLFIDIVRPTPVPSVLNAVIAGFAALVFTLRRVFYKNWKLIE, encoded by the coding sequence ATGAACAAGCCTGCTGTGCGTAAAAAAGCCATCTCGCTGGCCTGGGTGCTCGCGGGCCTGCTGTTTATCGATGTATTCCCCGAGACCACGCTGGTGTTTCTGTGCCTGGTGCTGCTGTGCGGCCTTTACGATTTTTTGCGCAACGGCCTGTACGATGCGTCCACCATCAAAAAGTACTTTATCGGCAGCGGCCGCAACACCTGGCTGTTGGCGCCGTTCAATACCCTGTTCGACCTGCTGAGCTCGCGCAATCGCCACATCTATACGATGCGTGACCTGCCACCCGCCTGGCGTGAAGAGCTGCAACGGGTCATTGATGAGGCCATGGCCCACAAGGACGAAATCATCGGTTACCTCGACGAACGCATGGCCGAAAAAAAGCGAGGCATGTTGTTTTTCCAATGGTACGGGCGGCCGATCGAGACCCACCTGGACATCCCGGCCCTGCGCAAAAAACTGCCGTTCGTAAAAACCATCGGGGTGTCGGTGTTCAACGAAAACCGCTCCACGTCCTTTCACTTCGGCCCACTGCGCATGATGTTCCGCGTGCTTTACAACATGGCGCCGGCGCCCCATCACGACGGCGTGTATATCCAGGTGGGCGAGCACAAACACTACTGGCATGACGACCCGTTGTTTATCTTCGATGACACGCTGATGCACGCGTCTTTCAATAAGAACGATGCCAAGCGCTACTGCCTGTTCATCGATATCGTGCGGCCGACCCCAGTGCCATCGGTGCTCAATGCCGTGATCGCCGGGTTTGCCGCGCTGGTCTTTACCCTGCGTCGGGTTTTCTACAAAAACTGGAAGCTGATCGAGTGA